The DNA region ACCCGTGCGGAAGGACCGCATGGGAGGGGCGATGAGGACCTGCCCGCCACGAAGCGCTGAGGCGTGCTCTTTGCCCCTACGCAATCGGCGCAACCGGCAGGCGCATCTCCGCCCGCGCCGGCAACGGCAGGGGACCATCCGGCAACCGACAACCGGCAGTCTGGGGAGACCGCAGTGGAATACTATCTCCAACTGATCATCAACGGCCTCGTGGTCGGCTCCATCTACTCCCTGGTGGCCCTGGGGTTCGTCATTATCTACAAGGCCACCAAGGTGGTGAACTTCGCCCAGGGCGAGCTGGTCATGGTGGGCGCGTACGTCTGCTTCGCGCTCACGGTGCAGTTCCACATCCCGTTCCTGGCCGCCTTCCTGCTCACCCTGGCCTTTTCCGTGGTCTTCGGCCTGGCTATCGAGCGCGCCATCCTGCGGCCCATGGTGGGCGAGCCCATCATCAGCGTAATCATGATCACCGTAGGCCTCTCCACCGTGCTCAAGTCGCTGGTGCAGCTCTTCTGGGGCACGCAGATTCGCGTCTACCCGCAGGTGTTGCCGCAGCAGCCGGTGTTCATCGCCGGCCTGCCTGTCTCGCCGGTGTACATCGCGGCCTTTGTGCTGGCCCTGGTGCTGTTCGGCGTGTTCTCGCTGTTCTTCAAGTACACGCGCTACGGCGTTGCCATGCGCGCCACGGC from Oceanidesulfovibrio marinus includes:
- a CDS encoding branched-chain amino acid ABC transporter permease, which codes for MEYYLQLIINGLVVGSIYSLVALGFVIIYKATKVVNFAQGELVMVGAYVCFALTVQFHIPFLAAFLLTLAFSVVFGLAIERAILRPMVGEPIISVIMITVGLSTVLKSLVQLFWGTQIRVYPQVLPQQPVFIAGLPVSPVYIAAFVLALVLFGVFSLFFKYTRYGVAMRATAFDQTAAASMGIGIKNIFALSWCIAAVVSSIGGVILGNINGINSQLGHLGLKVFPAVILGGLDSLLGAAVGGVVIGVLENVLGGAAKEWLNLGGFKEVAAFIVLVVILMVRPYGLFGTHEIERV